CGGGAGACATGTTTGCCGGCGCCTTTCTGTACGCCATCACCCACGGCTACACGGCCGAAGACGCCGCCCACCTGGCCTGCCGGCTGTCCAGCAAAGTCGTCTCGCAGTTGGGTCCGCGCCTGCACGGCGATGTCACAGCCCAGCTGCGCGATGGATAAATGGCGGGACGGGATCGGGCGACGCCTCAGGCCGATTCGCGCAGCTGGCGCACGGAGACGCGTGACGACATAGCGGCCTGTACGCGACCCATCACGCGTCGCGTGTGTCGTCGCCCACGTCCGAGAAGTTCGTGATGGTGACGCTGCCCTGGGGAAACTCGGCAACGATGCTCAGCCGTCCGCCCAAGGCTTCGATGCAGGCGCGGAGGTTCGAGACATACATATCCGCCCGCCGCTCCAACTTGGCGACGGCCGGCTGTTTGACGTTCAAGGCTTCGCCGAGCGCCTTCTGGGTCATCNNNNNNNNNNNNNNNNNNNNNNNNNNNNNNNNNNNNNNNNNNNNNNNNNNNNNNNNNNNNNNNNNNNNNNNNNNNNNNNNNNNNNNNNNNNNNNNNNNNNNNNNNNNNNNNNNNNNNNNNNNNNNNNNNNNNNNNNNNNNNNNNNNNNNNNNNNNNNNNNNNNNNNNGGTTCTCCAGTTCTTTCCGGATATCCTGAGCGACCTCATCCACTTCCCGCGCCACTCGAGGCTCAAGTCCGAGTTCCTGTTCCAAGGCTGTCGTGAGCGGCAGCAGCAGAGGTGCCGCCGGTGAATCCTGAATCAGCTCGTGTATACGCGTCGGCCCAAGCTCAATGCTAAACGCCATCAAGGCCACAAGAAGCTCTCTTGGCAGAGAGTCCAGTTCCGGGAGAAGAGCGAGGAGCGTCTCAATATCTTGCTCGCAGCCAGAGGGATCACCGTTCTCAAGAGTTGCCCTGGCCCGGATCAGGTGGCCGGCTGCTCGGCTCCCCAGTGATTCCGCGCTGCATTGTTCGAGGGCCAGACCAGCCGTCCTGATGGCTGTATCGTAGTTGCGGCATTCCAACTCGAAAGACGCTTTTCCAATGAGAGCGTACTCAATAAACCCTTGGTCTGGAGGGATTGCGTACTCACCTAATCGGCGCACCACCTCGTCAAAGGTATCCAAGGCTTCTTCAGGCCGCTCCAAATTCCCGAGAAGGTCCCCCTTGCGACAGAGGGCAAGAGCGACCGCTTCCCGAAACATCGGAACCTCGCTTGCCCCGTAGCGGCGTACCACTTCGTCACAAGCTGCCAAGGCATCCTCAGACCGCTCCAGTTCCCAAAGGAGGGCTCCCATACGGTGGAGGGCTCTGGCAACCACTTCCCGAAGCGCCGGCACCTCGCTTGTCCCATAACGGCGTACCACTTCGTCATAGGCTGCCAGGGCGTCCTCGGGCTGCTTCAGTTTATGAAACGTTTCTCCCCTTTCGATGAGTTCCCTACCTGTCATCTCTGCGGAGACGTCCGCGTTTCTATGGCGTCGGTCCACCGGATAGGGAGTCGGTTTTACGCCAGTCCACTCGGACTCCGCCCCTCCTGGGGGTATGAGGCCCTGGGCGCGGACCTCCGAAAGCAGGGTGTCACGATGCTCAGCCAGGGCTGGCAGGGCCAACAACTGCGCGAGGGCGGTCTGATGCAACGTCCGCATCTCCCCGTTGAAGTTGCCCGCTTCACGGGCCATCTCCACTCCGATATCTCTCAACTCGGGCGGCGCGTAGAACGCCTCCATGAAGCGGATGAGAGCCTCGACCAAGCGATCCGGCCCGCGGGGACGACGCAGCAAGTAATAGATGTTGTAGAGACGCTGGGTCAGGTAGTACTGCTTGCGGCGCGCCGTGCCTCCAGCCACTTCGACGATGCCCCGTTCCACGAGACGGGTGAGCTGGGCGCTGCACGGGCTTGGCTTGAGCCGAGACCGGTCGGCGATTTCTTTTGTGGTGGCCGGCTTCCATAGCTCGGCAAGCGCCAGATAGACCCGTCTTTCCTGTGCCGGGAGCAGTTCGATATGGCCTCTGAAGTATTCCGTGTGGTCATCGACCAAGTCGAGTAGATTGGCCATCAGGTTGCGAAAGGATCGGCCCACCCCGAAACGGGCCACAATCACCACCAGGCGGGGGTCGCCACCGGTCAGGATCTGCAACGACCGAATCGTCTCTGACCGAGCATCGTGACCGGACACCGTCTTCCACAGCACGGCGCACTCCTGCGTGTCGAGTGGCCGCAACAGCCGCACCCGGAACTGGTCGTACAAGGCTTGGTCCGGATTGTCGATCTGGTCGAAGCGGTTCGTTGCGCTTGCAAGCAGCACGATCCGCGGCTCGGTCTGGAGAACCTTGCGCAGCCGCCAGCCCGCGTCCTGGTCTACCATGTCCCCGAACATCATGTTCAGGTTCTCGACCATCAGCACGAGCCGCTTGCCCTCGCGGTCCGCAAAATCGAGCAGGGCTCCAAGACAGCGGTTCTCCAGCGTCTGGTCGTCGTCAATGGCGCGCAACTCATCATAGGTCCGATGCAGGTCAGGGCTGCCCTCCCGGTGTGGCGCCTGGACGGCAAGGCGGGACAGGCATTCCAGCCAGAACTCTCCCGCCGTGGACACCTCGTAGCTCTCCTCGGCGAAGACAATCGGGAAGAAGCTCGCAGACAAGGTATTATCACGACCTATCTCGGCCGCAACGCGTCGGAGCAGGCTTGTCTTCCCGCTGCCACGCGGACCGATCACAAGCTGATGCGGATTCGCGTTGCCGGTGTATTCGCGTAGCATCTCGACGAGCGAGGCGAATTCATTCGTCCGGACACAGAACGACGCGATTATCTCCTCATCGGACAGGAACCCTGGATTGTACTTCCTGGTGGGGGCGGCCATCGCAGCATTCTCCGTTCAGACTNNNNNNNNNNNNNNNNNNNNNNNNNNNNNNNNNNNNNNNNNNNNNNNNNNNNNNNNNNNNNNNNNNNNNNNNNNNNNNNNNNNNNNNNNNNNNNNNNNNNNNNNNNNNNNNNNNNGATCGGCGGCGGCTGGCTCCGAGAAATGTGCGGCGTACTGCTTAATGGCAGCGCTGCGCAGCCTGCCGCCATCCGTTGCAGCTTCAGTCAAGAGATCGAGTGCGAGCCGGTACAGCTCAGTCCCGAGCACCATCTTCAAGCGACTCTCGTAGTGATCCAGGTCGGTTTGCCCGGGCGCGCCGAGCATCTCGTCGGTATACACGTGCTCTACGTCCTGGGATGTGGCGTTTTGCCGAAAAGCGGTCTCCTTCAACCCAGTTTGCCCCTGCTTTCCTAAGCGTCATGCTTTCGCCTTCAAGCCAACAATTCTGTTGGCTACAATTTTGTTGGCAAAATCTTCCGCTGTCAAGTAGGGGAAAATCCAAGGGAGAGATCGGGCGACGCTTCAGGCCGATTCGCGCAGCTGGCGCAACTCGTGGACAATCGCCGTGTGGCGCTGGCGGCTGAGCCGATAGGGCAGGAAGCCGAGCACCATGCCGACGCCGAACAGCAGCGTCACCAGGGCGCTGNNNNNNNNNNNNNNNNNNNNNNNNNNNNNNNNNNNNNNNNNNNNNNNNNNNNNNNNNNNNNNNNNNNNNNNNNNNNNNNNNNNNNNNNNNNNNNNNNNNNNNNNNNNNNNNNNNNNNNNNNNNNNNNNNNNNNNNNNNNNNNNNNNNCTCATGCTCGTCGGTCACGTCGGCAATCATCGCCCCAACCATCGTCATGGAGATGATGATGGCGGTATAGCTCACGAAGATCGTTCCGCCCACGACCCACATCAGCACGAGCTCACCGCTGCCCGGCAACAGGCCGGCCAGCCGCACGAAAACGAGCGCAGCCAACATCAGCGGTGCGGCCACGGCGGTGGCGAGAATCAGCCGTTTCTTGCCCAGCCGCTCGGCCAGCGGTCGCGTCACGACCAGGGCCAGCAGCGAGCTGGCGATGAGAACAAACATGAAGAGCGTGAGCTGCTCCGAGCTGAACCCCCACAAAAAAGTGTTGAGGTAATTATTGAGGTTCTGGTTCACCCCAAACGAGACCCACAGACACAGCCCGCCGACAACGGCCGCCCGGTACGACGGGCTGCCCAGCGCCGCCCGCATGTCTCGGGGCAGAGATCTGAGCCGGACCGGCTGTATACGGCTGTCAGCCACCTGAGCCCGCAGGGCAGCCCGCTGGGTGCCGAGCGCCGACACCAGGGTCGTCACGACCATGATGACCGCGCCCCACACGGCAAAGCCGGCATAGCCCTCAGGATTGAGCAGCCCCTGGGGATAGCGGGGGGTGGCGCGCAGAAACACCGCATAGGCCAGCACNNNNNNNNNNNNNNNNNNNNNNNAGGGTTTGCAGCGAGGTGCGCTCGTCATAGTCCTGGGTCAGCTCGGCCACCAGGGCCTGGTGCGGAATGGCAAACAGGGTCATGGCAAAACGCGTGGCCGAGGCAGAGCCCAGCAGCCACGCGAACAGCCCGGCCTGGCTCAACCCCCGGGGCGGCAGAAACACCGCCACAAAACACACCGCCAGCGGCAGGCCGGCGGCATACATGAAAGGGTGGCGCCGGCCGAGTCGAGACCGGAAGCCGTCGGACCAGACACCGACCGCCGGATCGGTCACCGCATCGATAAGCAGGGCGACGAACAGCGCCACGCCACACAGACCGGGATCGAGTCCGACAATCTGCTGATAATAAAACAGCAAAAAGAGGGTAAATGCGTTGGTCTTAATGCCTTCGGCGGACAGCCCGAAGCCGTAGGCGATCTTGACCCTGTGGGACAGGCGGCCTGGGGCGTGCATATCACGAGCCGGGCGTGCTCAGCCCAGTCCAGCGCCGGTAGTCCTGCGGAGTATCGATATCGGCCACAATGCCGGGGTCGTCGAGCGGCANNNNNNNNNACGACCGTTTTGGCGCCTTTATCAAGCGGAGCGGCCAGCAGCTCGGCATAGACCTGGCGGGAGAACAACACCGGATGGCCGCGCTTGCCCTGATGGGCGGCAATGATGATCGGCAGCCGATCAGTCCGAAACGAGGCGATAAGCGCGGCAATGGTCTCCATCCTGACCAGCGGATGGTCAACCAGATTCACCACCGCAGCCTCGCTATCGGGCGACAGCGCGCCAAGCCCACACACCAGAGAAGACAGCTGGCCTTGGGTATAGTGCGGATTGACGACTGTGCGCAGAGCTGGATGCCGGGGCAGGGCGGGCCGCAGCCGGTCCTCCCAGGCGCCCAGCACGACGATCAGCTCCTCCACCCCGGCGTCGAGGAAAGCCGTGCAAATCCGCCCAATAAAGGTTTGGCCCTGGTAGGCCAGGAGCGCCTTTGGCGAGCCCATACGACGCGACTCGCCGGCGGCCAGAAGAATGCCCGAGATCATAGGCTGGACGGGCTCAGCCGCCGAACTTGAACGGACCGCTCGACCGCGCCTTGGCGGCCAGGGACAGCGTCTCCAGCGACCCGCGGTGCCGCGCCCGGACGATCTCGGCGGCAATGGCTACGGCGATTTCGGCCGGCGTCTCAGCCGCAATATCCAGACCCATGGGGGTGTGGAGCTGAAGCCCTGTTCGGCCAGGCGTTCGAGGGTGGTCTTGGCCCGGCGTTTGCTCCCGATCATGCCGATATAGGCCGGGGTCTTGTGCAGCGCCACCCGCACCGACTCCTCGTCATGTACATGCCCCCGGGTGACGACGACGACAAAGGTCTGCTCGTTGATCTCCAGGCTGTCCAGCACCTGGCCAAAGGGTCCGACCCGGATATCGGCCGCGTGGGGAAAGCGCTCGGTATTGGCAAATGCCCAGCGATCATCGACGACAATCGTCCGAAAACCCATCAGGTGAGCGATCTCGCACAGCGGCTGGGCAATATGGCCGGCGCCGGCAATAATCAGGGTCTGCTGGCCCGACTGGACGTCAACAAAGACTTTGGGCCAGTCCTGGCGACGGGCGACGACCTCTTCCACCGCCTGGCCCTGGGGTGAGACCGCAAACAGCTGGGACTTGCCATCGCTGACGGAAGCGCTGAAGGTCTCGACCAGCGGCTGGTCCAGCGACAGGGCGGGGCTCAGAGCTGGGCCGCCACGGCCCACCGACAGACACCCCTTGGCGCCCGGACTGAGGCTGCCGCCGACCGCATCCAGGGCCGTCACCAGAGCCGCTGGCCGACGCGCCCGGGTCGCTTCGGCCAGGCTATGGGCCAGTTCACGATGCTCTTCGGGTCGCCACACGTCGAGCGCCACATCCATCAAGCCGCCACACACCTGAATCACGTCCTGATCGAAATCTCCGGTCAGGTCGACCTCGACAATCCGTGGCGGCAGATTCTGCTCCAACACCGGATAGGCCCGGCGCAGCACCTCGCCCTCCCCACACCCGCCGCCTATCGTGCCAAACGGCTGCCCCTCGGGCGGCACAACCATCTTGGCCCCGACCTCACGCGGGACAGAACCACGCGTCCGAATAATCGTCGCTAAGACAAACGACTTGCCGTCAGCCAGTAATGCTTCGGCGCGGTCCCATAAATCATCCATGGCGTCTCAATCCTCCTGACAGGCTGGATGGCTGTCTGCTCAGGGTTAGCACAAGCCCGGGGCAGAGAAAAGAACACCGCCGGGTCGGTACTGGCTGAATTAAGCCACTGGCAGTCAAACGCGGCCACTCAGGTCGTCCCGAGTGGCTGCCTTTGAATGGGGGGAGTGGCGGCGTTTAGCTGCCAGGTCAAGTTTGTGCGACTCAGGATATCAATAGTCTGAGTTATCTGTCCCGTTTATTACTGATAGGCGTTTAATCACTTTTATTTTTGCCTCGGCTAAATACTTTGCAGCTTTGTCACACTTCTGAATAGCAGGGTTCCGGTCTACCTCCTCTCTTCTGGGA
The Desulfurellaceae bacterium genome window above contains:
- a CDS encoding MFS transporter produces the protein MHAPGRLSHRVKIAYGFGLSAEGIKTNAFTLFLLFYYQQIVGLDPGLCGVALFVALLIDAVTDPAVGVWSDGFRSRLGRRHPFMYAAGLPLAVCFVAVFLPPRGLSQAGLFAWLLGSASATRFAMTLFAIPHQALVAELTQDYDERTSLQTL
- a CDS encoding XdhC family protein, whose protein sequence is MDDLWDRAEALLADGKSFVLATIIRTRGSVPREVGAKMVVPPEGQPFGTIGGGCGEGEVLRRAYPVLEQNLPPRIVEVDLTGDFDQDVIQVCGGLMDVALDVWRPEEHRELAHSLAEATRARRPAALVTALDAVGGSLSPGAKGCLSVGRGGPALSPALSLDQPLVETFSASVSDGKSQLFAVSPQGQAVEEVVARRQDWPKVFVDVQSGQQTLIIAGAGHIAQPLCEIAHLMGFRTIVVDDRWAFANTERFPHAADIRVGPFGQVLDSLEINEQTFVVVVTRGHVHDEESVRVALHKTPAYIGMIGSKRRAKTTLERLAEQGFSSTPPWVWILRLRRRPKSP
- a CDS encoding MFS transporter is translated as VLAYAVFLRATPRYPQGLLNPEGYAGFAVWGAVIMVVTTLVSALGTQRAALRAQVADSRIQPVRLRSLPRDMRAALGSPSYRAAVVGGLCLWVSFGVNQNLNNYLNTFLWGFSSEQLTLFMFVLIASSLLALVVTRPLAERLGKKRLILATAVAAPLMLAALVFVRLAGLLPGSGELVLMWVVGGTIFVSYTAIIISMTMVGAMIADVTDEHE
- a CDS encoding XRE family transcriptional regulator, which encodes MTQKALGEALNVKQPAVAKLERRADMYVSNLRACIEALGGRLSIVAEFPQGSVTITNFSDVGDDTRDA
- a CDS encoding AAA family ATPase — encoded protein: MAAPTRKYNPGFLSDEEIIASFCVRTNEFASLVEMLREYTGNANPHQLVIGPRGSGKTSLLRRVAAEIGRDNTLSASFFPIVFAEESYEVSTAGEFWLECLSRLAVQAPHREGSPDLHRTYDELRAIDDDQTLENRCLGALLDFADREGKRLVLMVENLNMMFGDMVDQDAGWRLRKVLQTEPRIVLLASATNRFDQIDNPDQALYDQFRVRLLRPLDTQECAVLWKTVSGHDARSETIRSLQILTGGDPRLVVIVARFGVGRSFRNLMANLLDLVDDHTEYFRGHIELLPAQERRVYLALAELWKPATTKEIADRSRLKPSPCSAQLTRLVERGIVEVAGGTARRKQYYLTQRLYNIYYLLRRPRGPDRLVEALIRFMEAFYAPPELRDIGVEMAREAGNFNGEMRTLHQTALAQLLALPALAEHRDTLLSEVRAQGLIPPGGAESEWTGVKPTPYPVDRRHRNADVSAEMTGRELIERGETFHKLKQPEDALAAYDEVVRRYGTSEVPALREVVARALHRMGALLWELERSEDALAACDEVVRRYGASEVPMFREAVALALCRKGDLLGNLERPEEALDTFDEVVRRLGEYAIPPDQGFIEYALIGKASFELECRNYDTAIRTAGLALEQCSAESLGSRAAGHLIRARATLENGDPSGCEQDIETLLALLPELDSLPRELLVALMAFSIELGPTRIHELIQDSPAAPLLLPLTTALEQELGLEPRVAREVDEVAQDIRKELEN